A region from the Lolium perenne isolate Kyuss_39 chromosome 4, Kyuss_2.0, whole genome shotgun sequence genome encodes:
- the LOC127297350 gene encoding hydroxymethylglutaryl-CoA synthase, with protein MEAERVKDVGILAMDIYFPPNCVRQEELETHDGVSKGKYTIGLGQDSMAFCTEVEDVISMSLTVVKSLLENYKIDPKCIGRLEVGSETVIDKSKSIKTWLMQIFEECGNTDIEGVDSSNACYGGTAALFNCVNWVESNSWDGRYGLVVCTDSAVYAEGPARPTGGAAAIAMLIGPNAPISFESKYRGSHMAHVYDFYKPDLASEYPVVDGKLSQTCYLVALDSCYKTFCKRYEKIEGKQFSIVDADSFVFHSPYNKLVQKSFARLYYNDFLRNCSTVDKDLREKLEPFSSLSSEESYQSRDLEKVCQQVAKNLYGTKVQPTTLIPKELGNMYTASLYAAFASVLHNKHDTLAGQRIVMFSYGSGMTSTMFSLKINEGQHPFSLSNIASIMDISNKLQSRHIVPPKQFVEALKLGEHRYGAKDFVTSQDTSLLATGTYYLTHVDSMYRRFYAVKGAAAPISNGH; from the exons CATTGGGCTTGGGCAGGATAGCATGGCCTTTTGCACTGAAGTGGAGGATGTCATTTCAATGAG CTTGACAGTGGTGAAGTCCCTCCTGGAAAATTATAAGATCGATCCAAAGTGCATTGGACGTTTGGAAGTTGGCAGTGAAACTGTTATAGACAAGAGCAAGTCTATAAAGACATGGTTGATGCAAATTTTCGAG GAATGTGGTAATACTGACATTGAAGGAGTTGACTCCTCAAATGCGTGCTATGGAGGAACAGCTGCTTTGTTTAACTGTGTTAATTGGGTCGAGAGCAACTCATGGGACGGGCGTTATGGACTCGTTGTTTGCACAGACAGCGCG gtttatgCTGAAGGGCCAGCTCGTCCTACTGGCGGTGCAGCTGCTATTGCAATGTTGATTGGACCAAATGCTCCTATTTCATTTGAAAGCAAATATAGAGGATCTCATATGGCACATGTTTATGACTTCTACAAGCCTGATCTTGCGAGTGAATATCCG GTGGTTGATGGGAAGCTATCACAGACGTGCTATCTCGTGGCACTGGATTCTTGCTACAAAACCTTCTGCAAAAG GTATGAGAAGATTGAGGGGAAGCAATTTTCAATTGTAGATGCAGATTCTTTTGTATTCCATTCTCCATACAACAAG CTTGTACAGAAAAGTTTTGCTCGTTTATACTACAATGACTTCTTGAGAAACTGCAG TACTGTTGACAAAGACTTGAGAGAAAAATTGGAACCCTTTTCGAGCCTGTCATCTGAGGAAAGCTATCAGAGCCGAGACCTTGAGAAG GTTTGTCAGCAAGTTGCAAAGAACCTGTATGGTACCAAGGTTCAACCAACAACATTGATCCCAAAAGAACTCGGGAATATGTACACGGCATCACTCTATGCTGCTTTTGCATCAGTTCTCCATAACAAACATGATACTCTG GCAGGCCAGAGGATTGTCATGTTTTCTTATGGCAGTGGCATGACGTCGACAATGTTCTCCCTCAAAATTAACGAAGGCCAGCATCCATTCAGCCTATCGAACATTGCAAGCATAATGGATATTTCCAACAAATTGCAGTCTAGGCATATC GTCCCACCGAAGCAGTTCGTTGAGGCGCTGAAGCTGGGTGAGCACCGCTACGGTGCGAAGGATTTCGTCACCAGCCAGGACACATCCTTGCTCGCCACAGGGACCTACTATCTCACCCATGTCGACTCCATGTACCGAAGGTTCTACGCCGTGAAGGGTGCCGCTGCGCCGATATCCAACGGCCACTGA
- the LOC127297351 gene encoding uncharacterized protein yields the protein MEVEDEETLTALLEAARTREGRAALADALSDTLCLLPASPVPLLLLRLRLVRNLLAGDSNNQRTFVLLSGPAAVASSVLALPSLAPDVARAALQALGNAALGGDRNREAVWDALFPGPLRELAGVPDAGVVDPLCMVLDTCCSGEAGRARLRELCHQDVGLPILVQLVTTASRVGHKEEWLEWLLVKICVEEEMFETLFTALGSTDSAEHSDGGESGNGFTAKHAFLLGTLSRCLTERPEEVIVSNSFALHVLNVQKHAAENVDFTCRGSSSLPTGCPEIDVLGYSLLLLKDICAWEPASSESEAPVDSLLQTGLVKHLLKYLRDLELPSTIRKAIAKEQGDQQPALASAKVCPYNGYRRDIVAIIANCLHGRKQVQDEVRQLNGIMLLLQQCVIDEGNAYLREWGLLAVKNLLEENEENQKEVSELQMQEPILTPEIADIGLRVEIDKKTGHPKLVNSS from the exons ATggaggtcgaggacgaggagACCCTGACCGCGCTCCTGGAGGCCGCGAGGACCCGGGAGGGCCGGGCCGCGCTCGCCGACGCGCTCAGCGACACCCTCTGCCTCCTGCCCGCCTCCCCGGTGCCGCTGCTCCTCCTGCGCCTCCGCCTCGTCCGCAACCTCCTCGCGGGCGACTCCAACAACCAGCGCACCTTCGTGCTCCTCTCGGGCCCCGCCGCGGTCGCCTCCTCCGTGCTCGCCCTCCCCTCCCTCGCCCCCGACGTCGCGCGCGCCGCGCTCCAGGCGCTCGGCAACGCCGCGCTCGGCGGGGACCGGAACCGCGAGGCCGTCTGGGACGCGCTCTTCCCGGGGCCGCTGCGGGAGCTCGCCGGGGTCCCGGACGCGGGGGTCGTGGACCCGCTCTGCATGGTGCTCGACacctgctgctccggcgaggccGGCCGCGCGAGGCTCCGGGAGCTCTGCCATCAGGACGTGGGGCTGCCGATACTCGTCCAACTCGTCACTACCGCCTCGCGAG TGGGGCACAAGGAAGAATGGTTGGAGTGGCTTCTCGTCAAAATCTGTGTTGAAGAGGAGATGTTTGAAACCTTGTTTACAGCCTTAGGTTCAACTGATAGTGCTGAGCATAGTGATGGTGGTGAATCTGGAAATGGGTTTACTGCTAAGCATGCATTTCTTCTGGGTACATTGTCAAGATGTTTGACCGAACGACCTGAAGAAGTTATTGTCTCAAACAGTTTTGCACTTCACGTCCTGAATGTGCAGAAGCATGCTGCTGAGAATGTGGATTTTACTTGCCGGGGTAGCTCTTCTCTTCCAACTGGTTGCCCTGAAATCGATGTCCTTGGATATTCGTTGCTGCTCTTGAAGGACATATGTGCATGGGAACCCGCTTCGTCAGAGAGTGAAGCTCCTGTTGACTCACTGTTGCAAACTGGTCTTGTAAAACACCTTCTGAAGTACCTACgtgatcttgagctcccaagtacaATCAGAAAAGCGATTGCAAAGGAACAAGGAGATCAACAACCAGCCCTTGCAAGTGCAAAAGTCTGCCCATACAACGGTTACAGGAGAGATATAGTTGCCATCATTGCCAATTGCTTGCACGGAAGGAAACAGGTGCAGGATGAGGTTAGGCAGCTAAATGGGATCATGTTGCTATTGCAGCAGTGTGTCATTGATGAAGGAAATGCATACTTGAGGGAGTGGGGTTTGCTAGCTGTGAAGAACTTGCTTGAAGAAAATGAGGAAAACCAGAAGGAGGTCTCTGAACTTCAGATGCAAGAACCAATCTTAACTCCAGAGATTGCAGATATAGGCCTAAGAGTGGAGATCGACAAGAAAACTGGACATCCAAAACTGGTCAATTCCTCCTGA